A section of the Oryzias latipes chromosome 10, ASM223467v1 genome encodes:
- the ube2a gene encoding ubiquitin-conjugating enzyme E2 A isoform X1, translated as MSTPARRRLMRDFKRLQEDPPAGVSGAPSENNIMVWNAVIFGPEGTPFEDGTFKLTIEFTEEYPNKPPTVRFVSKMFHPNVYADGSICLDILQNRWSPTYDVSSILTSIQSLLDEPNPNSPANSQAAQLYQENKREYEKRVSAIVEQSWRDC; from the exons ATGTCAACTCCGGCAAGACGACGTTTAATGAGAGACTTTAAACG GCTGCAGGAAGATCCTCCAGCAGGAGTTAGTGGAGCCCCATCAGAAAACAATATCATGGTATGGAATGCTGTCATTTTTGG acCGGAGGGAACACCTTTTGAAGATG gaacCTTCAAACTTACCATTGAATTTACAGAGGAATATCCCAATAAACCTCCAACAGTGCGATTTGTCTCCAAAATGTTTCATCCAAATG TGTATGCAGATGGCAGCATATGCTTAGATATTCTTCAGAACCGCTGGAGTCCAACCTATGATGTATCATCAATCTTAACTTCTATACAG TCTTTACTGGATGAGCCAAACCCAAACAGTCCTGCCAATAGCCAAGCAGCCCAGCTTTACCAGGAAAACAAACGGGAGTACGAGAAGAGGGTTTCTGCTATTGTAGAACAGAGTTGGCGTGACTgttga
- the ube2a gene encoding ubiquitin-conjugating enzyme E2 A isoform X2: MLSFLVVFFFFLLRPEGTPFEDGTFKLTIEFTEEYPNKPPTVRFVSKMFHPNVYADGSICLDILQNRWSPTYDVSSILTSIQSLLDEPNPNSPANSQAAQLYQENKREYEKRVSAIVEQSWRDC; encoded by the exons ATGCTGTCATTTTTGG ttgtctttttcttttttcttctcagacCGGAGGGAACACCTTTTGAAGATG gaacCTTCAAACTTACCATTGAATTTACAGAGGAATATCCCAATAAACCTCCAACAGTGCGATTTGTCTCCAAAATGTTTCATCCAAATG TGTATGCAGATGGCAGCATATGCTTAGATATTCTTCAGAACCGCTGGAGTCCAACCTATGATGTATCATCAATCTTAACTTCTATACAG TCTTTACTGGATGAGCCAAACCCAAACAGTCCTGCCAATAGCCAAGCAGCCCAGCTTTACCAGGAAAACAAACGGGAGTACGAGAAGAGGGTTTCTGCTATTGTAGAACAGAGTTGGCGTGACTgttga
- the nkrf gene encoding NF-kappa-B-repressing factor isoform X2 has protein sequence MRKMPVTKFGGRPRFEPVQFVSGGTSAGTGTDEKENDKERRKSESHGIRPWDSQPSYGSGGRLQDFYDQGLRHPSDSWGSHRDGDGDVFSGSGLGYGGGGSSNFMAKTQQEYTAKYEAHASGCSLDSYAQPQRYNGYGSGNRKGGWDSGGQGLGYSNQYRPSSSRPFSKIYNSLGRSPQSTIHSGSLQPHPISQSTLDEKQRLIFSVSNAMAAVLRDPVLLTGSDTPNYNFMLSRSIQACKTNPEYIYVNLKDIPQADLPKNRKVPADGYACELRCQGVYLATGYSGSKNGARDRASEQAVKLFLKPVEVRVVQRKYRHGTVNDMVVCQAYAPTPALVPALRSPDDKSAPSSKGQFEPDRGKHWSEFVVIDNAHDAICILNNSAAFNRMKIDYRFDPIPSNGMWMCSVFVQGEMVAQATGTKKSSKHSAAEEAVRKLRMNQAHRQRHHQHKPEPPHIGGNNRSDYGGVFGQQAGRKKHLSELVILENSDNAICIINDTAQFNKVTADYKFSVLQDHRWRCEVYLEGQFVAAGIGPKKTVKHIAAQEALATLKQTQAVVKSNLWKEGHSDAISRSQILARSSEEAMRQEIKEDNIGNQLLRKMGWKGGGLGRDGEGIAEPIRVKEQFSREGLGMDTDKAGTQLNKRDIEEIIRNYATSDRQDDLRFSTDLTNDERKQIHQISQKYGLRSKSYGQGWQRFLVVSRKVHKDQLIDQLLQEGQVGRYELVKPQASH, from the coding sequence atgagaaaaatgccggTGACAAAGTTCGGTGGCAGACCTCGATTTGAGCCTGTTCAGTTTGTCAGTGGTGGAACCAGTGCAGGCACGGGTACTGATGAGAAGGAGAACGATAAGGAGCGAAGGAAGAGTGAGTCTCACGGCATAAGGCCGTGGGACTCTCAGCCGTCTTATGGCAGCGGCGGCAGATTGCAGGACTTCTATGATCAAGGCCTGCGGCATCCGTCAGACTCCTGGGGTTCACACAGAGACGGTGATGGAGATGTTTTCTCAGGTAGTGGACTTGGTTATGGAGGTGGGGGATCCTCAAACTTCATGGCCAAAACACAGCAGGAATACACAGCCAAATATGAAGCCCATGCCTCCGGCTGTAGCTTAGATTCTTACGCCCAGCCTCAGAGGTACAATGGATATGGCAGTGGGAACAGAAAAGGAGGCTGGGATTCTGGAGGTCAGGGTTTGGGGTACAGTAATCAGTACAGGCCGTCATCAAGCAGGCCATTTAGCAAAATCTACAACAGCCTGGGCAGAAGCCCTCAGAGCACGATCCATTCCGGGTCCCTGCAGCCCCATCCAATATCTCAATCAACGCTCGATGAAAAGCAGAGGCtgattttcagtgtgtctaatgCAATGGCTGCAGTGCTTAGGGACCCTGTGTTGCTGACTGGAAGTGACACGCCAAACTATAACTTTATGTTGAGCCGCAGCATCCAGGCCTGCAAAACAAACCCAGAGTACATTTATGTCAACCTGAAGGATATTCCTCAGGCTGACCTGCCAAAGAACAGGAAGGTACCAGCGGATGGCTACGCTTGCGAACTGAGATGTCAGGGGGTTTATCTCGCTACTGGGTACTCCGGCAGTAAAAACGGAGCCAGGGACAGAGCTTCTGAGCAGGCTGTGAAGCTTTTCCTGAAACCAGTGGAGGTCCGTGTTGTGCAGCGTAAATACAGACACGGAACGGTGAACGACATGGTCGTGTGCCAGGCTTACGCCCCGACGCCAGCTCTCGTTCCAGCACTACGAAGCCCAGACGATAAATCTGCGCCCAGCTCGAAGGGTCAGTTTGAACCCGACAGAGGTAAACACTGGTCAGAATTTGTGGTCATTGATAACGCTCACGACGCGATCTGCATATTAAACAACTCTGCCGCTTTCAATCGGATGAAGATAGACTACAGGTTTGATCCCATACCCAGCAACGGAATGTGGATGTGCAGCGTTTTTGTGCAGGGTGAGATGGTAGCACAGGCAACGGGGACTAAGAAGAGCTCAAAGCATTCTGCAGCTGAAGAAGCTGTGAGGAAACTTCGTATGAACCAAGCACATCGACAAAGGCACCACCAGCACAAACCAGAGCCACCGCACATAGGAGGAAACAATCGCTCTGACTACGGTGGGGTTTTCGGACAGCAAGCGGGCCGAAAGAAGCATTTGAGTGAACTGGTGATCTTGGAAAACTCTGACAATGCAATTTGTATAATCAATGATACTGCTCAGTTCAATAAAGTAACTGCGGATTACAAGTTTTCAGTTCTACAAGATCATCGCTGGAGGTGTGAAGTTTACCTTGAAGGACAGTTTGTCGCTGCAGGAATCGGgccaaagaaaacagtaaagcaCATTGCAGCGCAGGAAGCGTTGGCCACCTTGAAGCAGACCCAGGCCGTGGTCAAATCCAACTTGTGGAAGGAAGGACACAGCGATGCAATATCCCGCTCTCAGATCCTGGCTCGCTCGAGCGAGGAGGCCATGAGGCAGGAGATAAAGGAGGACAATATTGGAAACCAGCTGCTCCGGAAGATGGGCTGGAAGGGAGGCGGGCTGGGCAGAGACGGGGAAGGCATCGCAGAGCCTATCCGAGTCAAGGAGCAGTTTTCCAGGGAAGGGTTGGGCATGGACACGGACAAGGCGGGGACTCAGTTAAACAAGCGCGACATTGAGGAGATCATTCGGAACTACGCCACCTCCGACCGCCAGGACGACCTGCGCTTCTCCACAGACCTCACCAATGACGAACGCAAGCAGATTCATCAGATATCTCAAAAATATGGTTTACGTAGCAAATCCTATGGACAGGGGTGGCAGCGGTTCCTGGTTGTGAGTCGAAAAGTTCATAAAGACCAGCTGATCGATCAGCTGCTACAGGAAGGACAGGTGGGACGATACGAGCTTGTTAAACCTCAGGCCTCCCACTGA
- the nkrf gene encoding NF-kappa-B-repressing factor isoform X1, with product MLLVMAQGADIGEMPSFDPRSSSEAKKRSAGSCFDARDEPMRKMPVTKFGGRPRFEPVQFVSGGTSAGTGTDEKENDKERRKSESHGIRPWDSQPSYGSGGRLQDFYDQGLRHPSDSWGSHRDGDGDVFSGSGLGYGGGGSSNFMAKTQQEYTAKYEAHASGCSLDSYAQPQRYNGYGSGNRKGGWDSGGQGLGYSNQYRPSSSRPFSKIYNSLGRSPQSTIHSGSLQPHPISQSTLDEKQRLIFSVSNAMAAVLRDPVLLTGSDTPNYNFMLSRSIQACKTNPEYIYVNLKDIPQADLPKNRKVPADGYACELRCQGVYLATGYSGSKNGARDRASEQAVKLFLKPVEVRVVQRKYRHGTVNDMVVCQAYAPTPALVPALRSPDDKSAPSSKGQFEPDRGKHWSEFVVIDNAHDAICILNNSAAFNRMKIDYRFDPIPSNGMWMCSVFVQGEMVAQATGTKKSSKHSAAEEAVRKLRMNQAHRQRHHQHKPEPPHIGGNNRSDYGGVFGQQAGRKKHLSELVILENSDNAICIINDTAQFNKVTADYKFSVLQDHRWRCEVYLEGQFVAAGIGPKKTVKHIAAQEALATLKQTQAVVKSNLWKEGHSDAISRSQILARSSEEAMRQEIKEDNIGNQLLRKMGWKGGGLGRDGEGIAEPIRVKEQFSREGLGMDTDKAGTQLNKRDIEEIIRNYATSDRQDDLRFSTDLTNDERKQIHQISQKYGLRSKSYGQGWQRFLVVSRKVHKDQLIDQLLQEGQVGRYELVKPQASH from the exons ATGCTGCTGGTGATGGCACAAGGGGCTGACATTGGCGAAATGCCCTCCTTTGACCCGAGGTCCAGTTCAGAAGCAAAGAAGAGATCCGCTGGTTCTTGTTTTGATGCAA gaGATGAgcccatgagaaaaatgccggTGACAAAGTTCGGTGGCAGACCTCGATTTGAGCCTGTTCAGTTTGTCAGTGGTGGAACCAGTGCAGGCACGGGTACTGATGAGAAGGAGAACGATAAGGAGCGAAGGAAGAGTGAGTCTCACGGCATAAGGCCGTGGGACTCTCAGCCGTCTTATGGCAGCGGCGGCAGATTGCAGGACTTCTATGATCAAGGCCTGCGGCATCCGTCAGACTCCTGGGGTTCACACAGAGACGGTGATGGAGATGTTTTCTCAGGTAGTGGACTTGGTTATGGAGGTGGGGGATCCTCAAACTTCATGGCCAAAACACAGCAGGAATACACAGCCAAATATGAAGCCCATGCCTCCGGCTGTAGCTTAGATTCTTACGCCCAGCCTCAGAGGTACAATGGATATGGCAGTGGGAACAGAAAAGGAGGCTGGGATTCTGGAGGTCAGGGTTTGGGGTACAGTAATCAGTACAGGCCGTCATCAAGCAGGCCATTTAGCAAAATCTACAACAGCCTGGGCAGAAGCCCTCAGAGCACGATCCATTCCGGGTCCCTGCAGCCCCATCCAATATCTCAATCAACGCTCGATGAAAAGCAGAGGCtgattttcagtgtgtctaatgCAATGGCTGCAGTGCTTAGGGACCCTGTGTTGCTGACTGGAAGTGACACGCCAAACTATAACTTTATGTTGAGCCGCAGCATCCAGGCCTGCAAAACAAACCCAGAGTACATTTATGTCAACCTGAAGGATATTCCTCAGGCTGACCTGCCAAAGAACAGGAAGGTACCAGCGGATGGCTACGCTTGCGAACTGAGATGTCAGGGGGTTTATCTCGCTACTGGGTACTCCGGCAGTAAAAACGGAGCCAGGGACAGAGCTTCTGAGCAGGCTGTGAAGCTTTTCCTGAAACCAGTGGAGGTCCGTGTTGTGCAGCGTAAATACAGACACGGAACGGTGAACGACATGGTCGTGTGCCAGGCTTACGCCCCGACGCCAGCTCTCGTTCCAGCACTACGAAGCCCAGACGATAAATCTGCGCCCAGCTCGAAGGGTCAGTTTGAACCCGACAGAGGTAAACACTGGTCAGAATTTGTGGTCATTGATAACGCTCACGACGCGATCTGCATATTAAACAACTCTGCCGCTTTCAATCGGATGAAGATAGACTACAGGTTTGATCCCATACCCAGCAACGGAATGTGGATGTGCAGCGTTTTTGTGCAGGGTGAGATGGTAGCACAGGCAACGGGGACTAAGAAGAGCTCAAAGCATTCTGCAGCTGAAGAAGCTGTGAGGAAACTTCGTATGAACCAAGCACATCGACAAAGGCACCACCAGCACAAACCAGAGCCACCGCACATAGGAGGAAACAATCGCTCTGACTACGGTGGGGTTTTCGGACAGCAAGCGGGCCGAAAGAAGCATTTGAGTGAACTGGTGATCTTGGAAAACTCTGACAATGCAATTTGTATAATCAATGATACTGCTCAGTTCAATAAAGTAACTGCGGATTACAAGTTTTCAGTTCTACAAGATCATCGCTGGAGGTGTGAAGTTTACCTTGAAGGACAGTTTGTCGCTGCAGGAATCGGgccaaagaaaacagtaaagcaCATTGCAGCGCAGGAAGCGTTGGCCACCTTGAAGCAGACCCAGGCCGTGGTCAAATCCAACTTGTGGAAGGAAGGACACAGCGATGCAATATCCCGCTCTCAGATCCTGGCTCGCTCGAGCGAGGAGGCCATGAGGCAGGAGATAAAGGAGGACAATATTGGAAACCAGCTGCTCCGGAAGATGGGCTGGAAGGGAGGCGGGCTGGGCAGAGACGGGGAAGGCATCGCAGAGCCTATCCGAGTCAAGGAGCAGTTTTCCAGGGAAGGGTTGGGCATGGACACGGACAAGGCGGGGACTCAGTTAAACAAGCGCGACATTGAGGAGATCATTCGGAACTACGCCACCTCCGACCGCCAGGACGACCTGCGCTTCTCCACAGACCTCACCAATGACGAACGCAAGCAGATTCATCAGATATCTCAAAAATATGGTTTACGTAGCAAATCCTATGGACAGGGGTGGCAGCGGTTCCTGGTTGTGAGTCGAAAAGTTCATAAAGACCAGCTGATCGATCAGCTGCTACAGGAAGGACAGGTGGGACGATACGAGCTTGTTAAACCTCAGGCCTCCCACTGA